A stretch of the Elephas maximus indicus isolate mEleMax1 chromosome 3, mEleMax1 primary haplotype, whole genome shotgun sequence genome encodes the following:
- the CNKSR1 gene encoding connector enhancer of kinase suppressor of ras 1 isoform X2 — protein sequence MEPVETWTPRKVAAWLRGLDDSLQDYPFEDWELPGKYLLQLCPRSLEALTVWPLGHQELILDGVEQLRALSSGLQTDNLQSLTEGLLVATHTFQSLVQGRLAACAEIPASVLSAAVKLVHEARTLLFWLNRYLFSHFNDFSACQEIGELCGELGQALQEDYPAAEKESQVLRICSHVAGICHHVLSCSPEELLEQKAVLQRVQLDDPLGLEIHTTSNCLHFVSQVGTQIPTNSQLQILPGDEVVQINDQVVVLDSPCLRIQSLALTPLSPRALLEEAFAFNVTLSPSPGPSPTRTDSASLDPEPLPSPSAPPATFPAETAETPEPPGHPDKSPVPGRKKSKGVATRLSRRRVSCRELGQPDCNGWLLLRKVPGGFMGPRWRRCWFVLKRHTLYWYRQPQDEKAEGLINVSNYSLESGQDQKKKYVFQLTHDTYKPFIFAADTLEDLSMWVRHLITCISKYQSPGRAPQPREEDCYSETEAEDPDDEAGSSSASPSPAQAWSPIHGDTSPAATPMPASPRTSFGPPTDSGEGALEGMVRGLRQGGVSILGKPQPLTHEQWRSSFMRRNREPQLNEQVHRVRVLQSTLKAKLQELQVLEEVLGDPELTGEKFRRWKEQNQELYSDGLGTWGVVQAEGSFQVLTSGSREQSSLSDPKEHSHLLPPTPKNNLLTSDPEEHSHLLPPGRKNNF from the exons GCCTTGATGATTCCCTGCAGGACTATCCCTTCGAGGACTGGGAGCTGCCGGGCAAGTACCTGCTCCAGCTCTGCCCCCGCAGCCTCGAAGCTCTGACTGTGTGGCCCCTGGGCCACCAGGAGCTCATCCTGGATGGGGTGGAACAGCTCCGGGCCCTG AGCTCTGGACTACAGACAGACAACCTGCAGAGCCTGACAGAGGGACTGCTGGTGGCAACCCACACCTTCCAGAGCTTAGTCCAAGGTCGTCTGGCGGCCTGTGCTGAGATCCCTGCCAGTGTCCTCAGTGCAGCTGTGAAGCTGGTGCATGAGGCTCGTACCCTCCTCTTCTGGCTCAACAG GTACCTCTTCTCCCACTTCAATGACTTCTCAGCCTGCCAGGAGATTGGCGAGTTGTGCGGGGAGCTGGGCCAGGCCTTGCAGGAG GATTACCCAGCAGCTGAGAAGGAAAGCCAAGTCCTGAGAATC tGCAGCCACGTGGCCGGGATCTGCCACCATGTCCTGAGCTGCAGCCCCGAGGAGCTGCTGGAGCAGAAGGCCGTGCTACAGCGGGTGCAGCTGGATGATCCTTTG GGCCTGGAAATCCACACCACCAGCAACTGTCTTCACTTTGTGTCTCAAGTGGGCACCCAG ATCCCCACCAACTCCCAGCTGCAGATCCTGCCTGGAGACGAGGTTGTCCAGATCAATGATCAGGTGGTG GTCCTGGACTCCCCGTGCCTGAGGATCCAATCACTGGCTCTGACCCCACTGTCTCCCAG GGCCCTGTTAGAGGAAGCCTTTGCCTTTAACGTGACTTTGAGCCCAAGTcctgggcccagccctacccGGACAG ACTCTGCCTCCCTTGACCCTGAGCCCTTGCCCAGCCCCTCGGCGCCCCCAGCCACATTCCCAGCAGAGACAGCAGAGACTCCAGAGCCCCCAGGACACCCTGACAAG AGTCCTGTTCCTGGtcggaagaaatcaaaag gcgtggcgacgcggctgaGCCGCCGGCGGGTGTCATGCCGGGAGCTGGGCCAGCCCGACTGCAACGGCTGGCTGCTGCTGCGCAAGGTGCCCGGCGGCTTCATGGGACCACGCTGGCGCCGCTGTTGGTTTGTGCTCAAGAGACACACGCTCTACTGGTACCGCCAGCCCCAG GATGAGAAGGCCGAGGGCCTCATCAATGTCTCCAACTACAGCCTGGAAAGTGGACAGgatcagaagaaaaaata TGTGTTTCAGCTCACTCATGATACGTACAAACCCTTCATCTTCGCTGCTGACACCCTGGAGGATCTGAGCAT GTGGGTGCGCCATCTCATTACCTGCATTTCCAAGTACCAGTCTCCGGGCCGGGCCCCCCAACCCCGAGAGGAAG ACTGCTACAGTGAGACAGAAGCAGAAGACCCTGATGATGAAGCTGGGTCCAGCTCAGCCTCG cccagcccagcccaagcCTGGAGCCCCATCCATGGAGACACGTCACCTGCAGCCACCCCCATGCCGGCCAGCCCACGGACTTCCTTCGGCCCTCCAACAG ACAGTGGCGAAGGGGCACTGGAAGGAATGGTACGGGGGCTGAGGCAGGGTGGTGTGTCCATTTTGGGCAAGCCACAACCCCTCACCCATGAGCAATGGCGGAGCTCCTTCATGCGGCGTAACCGAGAACCCCAGCTCAATGAGCAAGTGCACCGGGTGCGGGTGCTACAGAGCACACTGAAG GCAAAACTGCAGGAGCTACAGGTCCTGGAGGAAGTGCTTGGAGACCCAGAGCTGACTGGAGAGAAGTTTCGACGGTGGAAGGAGCAGAACCAGGAGCTGTACTCAGATGGCCTGGGGACCTGGGGAGTGGTTCAGGCTGAGGGCAGCTTTCAGGTCCTGACCTCTGGCTCTAGAGAACAGTCCTCCCTCTCTGACCCTAAGGAGCACTCCCATCTCCTGCCCCCGACTCCCAAGAACAACCTCCTGACCTCTGACCCTGAGGAACACTCTCATCTCCTGCCCCCTGGCCGAAAGAACAACTTCTGA
- the CNKSR1 gene encoding connector enhancer of kinase suppressor of ras 1 isoform X1: MEPVETWTPRKVAAWLRGLDDSLQDYPFEDWELPGKYLLQLCPRSLEALTVWPLGHQELILDGVEQLRALSSGLQTDNLQSLTEGLLVATHTFQSLVQGRLAACAEIPASVLSAAVKLVHEARTLLFWLNRYLFSHFNDFSACQEIGELCGELGQALQEDYPAAEKESQVLRICSHVAGICHHVLSCSPEELLEQKAVLQRVQLDDPLGLEIHTTSNCLHFVSQVGTQIPTNSQLQILPGDEVVQINDQVVVGWPHKNVVRELLRESAGASLVLKKVLVPESPQQVLDSPCLRIQSLALTPLSPRALLEEAFAFNVTLSPSPGPSPTRTDSASLDPEPLPSPSAPPATFPAETAETPEPPGHPDKSPVPGRKKSKGVATRLSRRRVSCRELGQPDCNGWLLLRKVPGGFMGPRWRRCWFVLKRHTLYWYRQPQDEKAEGLINVSNYSLESGQDQKKKYVFQLTHDTYKPFIFAADTLEDLSMWVRHLITCISKYQSPGRAPQPREEDCYSETEAEDPDDEAGSSSASPSPAQAWSPIHGDTSPAATPMPASPRTSFGPPTDSGEGALEGMVRGLRQGGVSILGKPQPLTHEQWRSSFMRRNREPQLNEQVHRVRVLQSTLKAKLQELQVLEEVLGDPELTGEKFRRWKEQNQELYSDGLGTWGVVQAEGSFQVLTSGSREQSSLSDPKEHSHLLPPTPKNNLLTSDPEEHSHLLPPGRKNNF, from the exons GCCTTGATGATTCCCTGCAGGACTATCCCTTCGAGGACTGGGAGCTGCCGGGCAAGTACCTGCTCCAGCTCTGCCCCCGCAGCCTCGAAGCTCTGACTGTGTGGCCCCTGGGCCACCAGGAGCTCATCCTGGATGGGGTGGAACAGCTCCGGGCCCTG AGCTCTGGACTACAGACAGACAACCTGCAGAGCCTGACAGAGGGACTGCTGGTGGCAACCCACACCTTCCAGAGCTTAGTCCAAGGTCGTCTGGCGGCCTGTGCTGAGATCCCTGCCAGTGTCCTCAGTGCAGCTGTGAAGCTGGTGCATGAGGCTCGTACCCTCCTCTTCTGGCTCAACAG GTACCTCTTCTCCCACTTCAATGACTTCTCAGCCTGCCAGGAGATTGGCGAGTTGTGCGGGGAGCTGGGCCAGGCCTTGCAGGAG GATTACCCAGCAGCTGAGAAGGAAAGCCAAGTCCTGAGAATC tGCAGCCACGTGGCCGGGATCTGCCACCATGTCCTGAGCTGCAGCCCCGAGGAGCTGCTGGAGCAGAAGGCCGTGCTACAGCGGGTGCAGCTGGATGATCCTTTG GGCCTGGAAATCCACACCACCAGCAACTGTCTTCACTTTGTGTCTCAAGTGGGCACCCAG ATCCCCACCAACTCCCAGCTGCAGATCCTGCCTGGAGACGAGGTTGTCCAGATCAATGATCAGGTGGTG gtGGGCTGGCCCCATAAGAACGTGGTGAGGGAGCTGCTGCGGGAGTCAGCTGGGGCTAGCCTAGTGCTGAAGAAGGTCCTGGTGCCCGAGAGCCCCCAGCAG GTCCTGGACTCCCCGTGCCTGAGGATCCAATCACTGGCTCTGACCCCACTGTCTCCCAG GGCCCTGTTAGAGGAAGCCTTTGCCTTTAACGTGACTTTGAGCCCAAGTcctgggcccagccctacccGGACAG ACTCTGCCTCCCTTGACCCTGAGCCCTTGCCCAGCCCCTCGGCGCCCCCAGCCACATTCCCAGCAGAGACAGCAGAGACTCCAGAGCCCCCAGGACACCCTGACAAG AGTCCTGTTCCTGGtcggaagaaatcaaaag gcgtggcgacgcggctgaGCCGCCGGCGGGTGTCATGCCGGGAGCTGGGCCAGCCCGACTGCAACGGCTGGCTGCTGCTGCGCAAGGTGCCCGGCGGCTTCATGGGACCACGCTGGCGCCGCTGTTGGTTTGTGCTCAAGAGACACACGCTCTACTGGTACCGCCAGCCCCAG GATGAGAAGGCCGAGGGCCTCATCAATGTCTCCAACTACAGCCTGGAAAGTGGACAGgatcagaagaaaaaata TGTGTTTCAGCTCACTCATGATACGTACAAACCCTTCATCTTCGCTGCTGACACCCTGGAGGATCTGAGCAT GTGGGTGCGCCATCTCATTACCTGCATTTCCAAGTACCAGTCTCCGGGCCGGGCCCCCCAACCCCGAGAGGAAG ACTGCTACAGTGAGACAGAAGCAGAAGACCCTGATGATGAAGCTGGGTCCAGCTCAGCCTCG cccagcccagcccaagcCTGGAGCCCCATCCATGGAGACACGTCACCTGCAGCCACCCCCATGCCGGCCAGCCCACGGACTTCCTTCGGCCCTCCAACAG ACAGTGGCGAAGGGGCACTGGAAGGAATGGTACGGGGGCTGAGGCAGGGTGGTGTGTCCATTTTGGGCAAGCCACAACCCCTCACCCATGAGCAATGGCGGAGCTCCTTCATGCGGCGTAACCGAGAACCCCAGCTCAATGAGCAAGTGCACCGGGTGCGGGTGCTACAGAGCACACTGAAG GCAAAACTGCAGGAGCTACAGGTCCTGGAGGAAGTGCTTGGAGACCCAGAGCTGACTGGAGAGAAGTTTCGACGGTGGAAGGAGCAGAACCAGGAGCTGTACTCAGATGGCCTGGGGACCTGGGGAGTGGTTCAGGCTGAGGGCAGCTTTCAGGTCCTGACCTCTGGCTCTAGAGAACAGTCCTCCCTCTCTGACCCTAAGGAGCACTCCCATCTCCTGCCCCCGACTCCCAAGAACAACCTCCTGACCTCTGACCCTGAGGAACACTCTCATCTCCTGCCCCCTGGCCGAAAGAACAACTTCTGA